In Equus caballus isolate H_3958 breed thoroughbred chromosome 28, TB-T2T, whole genome shotgun sequence, the following proteins share a genomic window:
- the MICALL1 gene encoding MICAL-like protein 1 isoform X1 — translation MAGPRGALLAWCRRQCEGYRGVDIRDLSSSFRDGLAFCAILHRHRPDLLDFDSLSKDNVFENNRLAFEVAEKELGIPALLDPNDMVSMSVPDCLSIMTYVSQYYNHFASPGQAGVSPPRKGLALSSPPSETPALSEPGGGAQAEELSSGSLSEQGACRTPSSTCAACHQHVHLVQRYLAEGKLYHRHCFRCRQCSSTLLPGAYRSGPEEGTFVCAEHCTRLGPAGRLGAKPGLPPQPKQQQLTEEANDVEGSSSHPSAAVGAEVDEPKASPEARPQIPTKPQLPGKPQELASPPASRPTPAPRKASENTAPTPPTPRPRSSLQHENLEQGSSSGLVNGRLHEPPVPKPRGTPKLSERAPAPRKDPPWITLVQAEPKKKPAPLPPSSSPRPPRRDSRQGENGGPEEAAQGSPAAACPEPKPYNPFEEEEEEPPATPSLAPGPGLAPAESTPKSLHPWYGITPTSSPKTKKRPAPRAPSASPLALHASRLSHSEPPSATPSPALSVESLSSESSSQTPTGELLEPPVVPKSSSEPAVHAPGTPGTSTSISANSSLSSSGELVQPSVARMPQASPGLAPSATGSPGPQPAKPCSGAAPTPLLLVGDKSPVPSPGTSSPQLQVKSSCKENPFNRKASPTASPTTKKVTKGSKPARPPAPGHGFPLIKRKVQADQYIPEEDIYGEMDTIERQLDALEHRGVLLEEKLRGGANEGREDDMLVDWFKLIHEKHLLVRRESELIYVFKQQHLEQRQADVEYELRCLLNKPEKDWTEEDRGREKVLMQELVTLIEQRNAIVNCLDEDRQREEEEDKMLEAMIRRKEFQKEAEPEGKKKGKFKTMKVLKLLGNKRDTKSKSPGDKS, via the exons atggcggggccgcggggcgcgctGCTGGCCTGGTGCCGCCGCCAGTGCGAGGGCTACCGCGGCGTGGACATCCGCGACCTGAGCAGCTCCTTCCGGGACGGCCTGGCCTTCTGCGCCATCCTGCACCGGCACCGGCCCGACCTGCT AGATTTTGATTCGCTTTCCAAGGACAATGTCTTCGAGAATAACCGTTTG gccTTTGAAGTGGCTGAGAAGGAGCTGGGGATCCCTGCTCTTCTGGACCCCAATGACATGGTCTCCATGAGCGTCCCCGACTGCCTCAGCATCATGACCTACGTGTCCCAGTATTACAACCACTTCGCCAGCCCTGGCCAAG CCGGTGTCTCACCACCCAGAAAGGGCCTGGCACTCTCCTCCCCGCCATCCGAAACACCTGCTCTATCAGAACCAGGAGGTGGGGCTCAG GCTGAGGAGCTCTCCTCTGGCAGCCTGTCAGAGCAGGGCGCCTGCCGGACCCCCAGCAGCACGTGTGCGGCCTGCCATCAGCACGTGCACCTGGTGCAGCGTTACCTGGCCGAGGGCAAGCTGTACCACCGGCACTGCTTCCG GTGTCGGCAGTGCTCCAGCACCCTGCTCCCCGGAGCTTACAGGAGCGGGCCTGAGGAGGGCACCTTCGTGTGTGCGGAGCACTGCACTAGGCTGGGCCCAGCTGGGCGGCTGGGGGCCAAGCCTGGGCTCCCCCCACAACCAAAGCAGCAGCAACTCACAGAAGAAGCCAACGATGTGGAGGGAAGCAGCTCCCACCCCAGTGCGGCTGTGGGGGCTGAGGTGGACGAGCCCAAGGCCAGCCCCGAGGCCCGGCCTCAGATCCCCACCAAGCCCCAGCTTCCTGGCAAACCCCAGGAGCTGGCCAGCCCCCCGGCCAgccgccccacccctgcccccaggaaggcCTCAGAGAACACAGCCCCGACACCCCCCACGCCCCGGCCCCGGTCCAGCCTGCAGCATGAGAACTTGGAGCAGGGTAGCAGCAGCGGCCTGGTGAACG GAAGGCTGCACGAGCCCCCCGTTCCCAAGCCGAGAGGGACGCCCAAGCTGTCAGAGAG GGCGCCAGCCCCCAGGAAGGACCCCCCATGGATCACGCTGGTGCAGGCAGAGCCAAAGAAGAAGCCCGCCCCCCTGCCCCCGAGCAGCAGCCCCCGGCCGCCAAGGCGCGACAGCAGGCAGGGGGAGAATGGTGGCCCGGAGGAGGCGGCCCAGGGGAGCCCGGCGGCGGCCTGCCCGGAGCCCAAGCCCTACAACCcctttgaggaggaggaggaggagccaccCGCTACACCAAGCCTGGCCCCCGGGCCTGGTCTGGCCCCCGCTGAGTCCACACCTAAGTCCCTGCACCCCTGGTATGGCATCACCCCCACCAGCAGCCCCAAGACAAAGAAGCGCCCTGCTCCCCGAGCGCCCAGCGCGTCCCCACTTG CTCTCCATGCCTCCCGCCTCTCCCACTCAGAGCCACCCTCAGCTACCCCGTCGCCAGCCCTCAGTGTGGAGAGCCTGTCGTCCGAGAGCTCCAGCCAGACCCCCACTGGGGAGCTTCTGGAGCCACCAGTCGTGCCCAAGAGTTCCTCAGAGCCTGCTGTCCACGCCCCCGGCACTCCTGGGACCTCCACCAGCATCTCTGCCAACTCCTCCCTGTCCTCCTCTGGGGAGCTGGTGCAGCCCAGCGTGGCCCGGATGCCTCAAGCCAGCCCTGGCCTTGCCCCCAGTGCGACGGGCAGCCCGGGTCCCCAGCCAGCCAAGCCCTGCAGTGGcgctgcccccacccctctctTGTTGGTTGGAGACAAGAGCCCTGTGCCTTCTCCTGGAACCTCGTCCCCGCAGCTCCAGGTAAAG TCTTCCTGCAAGGAGAATCCTTTTAACAGGAAGGCGTCACCCACAGCGTCCCCAACCACAAAGAAGGTCACCAAGGGATCCAAGCCAGCGAGGCCGCCGGCCCCAGGACACGGCTTCCCGCTCATCAAGCGCAAG GTCCAGGCTGACCAGTACATCCCCGAAGAGGACATCTATGGAGAGATGGACACCATCGAGCGCCAGCTGGATGCCCTGGAACACCGTGGGGTCCTGCTGGAAGAGAAGCTGCGTGGTGGAGCGAACG AGGGCCGTGAGGACGACATGCTGGTGGACTGGTTCAAGCTCATCCACGAGAAGCACCTGCTGGTGCGGCGGGAGTCGGAGCTCATCTACGT CTTCAAGCAGCAGCACCTGGAGCAGCGCCAGGCCGACGTGGAGTATGAGCTGCGCTGCCTTCTCAATAAGCCAG AAAAGGACTGGACAGAGGAGGACCGGGGCCGGGAGAAGGTGCTGATGCAGGAGCTTGTGACCCTCATCGAGCAGCGCAACGCCATCGTCAACTGCCTGGACGAGGACCGGCAGAG ggaggaagaggaagataagATGTTGGAAGCCATGATCAGGAGGAAAG AGTTCCAGAAGGAGGCTGAGCCTGAGGGCAAGAAGAAGGGGAAGTTCAAGACCATGAAGGTGCTGAAGCTGCTAGGAAACAAGCGTGATACCAAGAGCAAGTCCCCCGGGGACAAGAGCTAA
- the MICALL1 gene encoding MICAL-like protein 1 isoform X5: MAGPRGALLAWCRRQCEGYRGVDIRDLSSSFRDGLAFCAILHRHRPDLLDFDSLSKDNVFENNRLAFEVAEKELGIPALLDPNDMVSMSVPDCLSIMTYVSQYYNHFASPGQAGVSPPRKGLALSSPPSETPALSEPGGGAQAEELSSGSLSEQGACRTPSSTCAACHQHVHLVQRYLAEGKLYHRHCFRCRQCSSTLLPGAYRSGPEEGTFVCAEHCTRLGPAGRLGAKPGLPPQPKQQQLTEEANDVEGSSSHPSAAVGAEVDEPKASPEARPQIPTKPQLPGKPQELASPPASRPTPAPRKASENTAPTPPTPRPRSSLQHENLEQGSSSGLVNGRLHEPPVPKPRGTPKLSERAPAPRKDPPWITLVQAEPKKKPAPLPPSSSPRPPRRDSRQGENGGPEEAAQGSPAAACPEPKPYNPFEEEEEEPPATPSLAPGPGLAPAESTPKSLHPWYGITPTSSPKTKKRPAPRAPSASPLALHASRLSHSEPPSATPSPALSVESLSSESSSQTPTGELLEPPVVPKSSSEPAVHAPGTPGTSTSISANSSLSSSGELVQPSVARMPQASPGLAPSATGSPGPQPAKPCSGAAPTPLLLVGDKSPVPSPGTSSPQLQVKSSCKENPFNRKASPTASPTTKKVTKGSKPARPPAPGHGFPLIKRKVQADQYIPEEDIYGEMDTIERQLDALEHRGVLLEEKLRGGANEGREDDMLVDWFKLIHEKHLLVRRESELIYVFKQQHLEQRQADVEYELRCLLNKPAFSLGRKGLDRGGPGPGEGADAGACDPHRAAQRHRQLPGRGPAEGGRGR, encoded by the exons atggcggggccgcggggcgcgctGCTGGCCTGGTGCCGCCGCCAGTGCGAGGGCTACCGCGGCGTGGACATCCGCGACCTGAGCAGCTCCTTCCGGGACGGCCTGGCCTTCTGCGCCATCCTGCACCGGCACCGGCCCGACCTGCT AGATTTTGATTCGCTTTCCAAGGACAATGTCTTCGAGAATAACCGTTTG gccTTTGAAGTGGCTGAGAAGGAGCTGGGGATCCCTGCTCTTCTGGACCCCAATGACATGGTCTCCATGAGCGTCCCCGACTGCCTCAGCATCATGACCTACGTGTCCCAGTATTACAACCACTTCGCCAGCCCTGGCCAAG CCGGTGTCTCACCACCCAGAAAGGGCCTGGCACTCTCCTCCCCGCCATCCGAAACACCTGCTCTATCAGAACCAGGAGGTGGGGCTCAG GCTGAGGAGCTCTCCTCTGGCAGCCTGTCAGAGCAGGGCGCCTGCCGGACCCCCAGCAGCACGTGTGCGGCCTGCCATCAGCACGTGCACCTGGTGCAGCGTTACCTGGCCGAGGGCAAGCTGTACCACCGGCACTGCTTCCG GTGTCGGCAGTGCTCCAGCACCCTGCTCCCCGGAGCTTACAGGAGCGGGCCTGAGGAGGGCACCTTCGTGTGTGCGGAGCACTGCACTAGGCTGGGCCCAGCTGGGCGGCTGGGGGCCAAGCCTGGGCTCCCCCCACAACCAAAGCAGCAGCAACTCACAGAAGAAGCCAACGATGTGGAGGGAAGCAGCTCCCACCCCAGTGCGGCTGTGGGGGCTGAGGTGGACGAGCCCAAGGCCAGCCCCGAGGCCCGGCCTCAGATCCCCACCAAGCCCCAGCTTCCTGGCAAACCCCAGGAGCTGGCCAGCCCCCCGGCCAgccgccccacccctgcccccaggaaggcCTCAGAGAACACAGCCCCGACACCCCCCACGCCCCGGCCCCGGTCCAGCCTGCAGCATGAGAACTTGGAGCAGGGTAGCAGCAGCGGCCTGGTGAACG GAAGGCTGCACGAGCCCCCCGTTCCCAAGCCGAGAGGGACGCCCAAGCTGTCAGAGAG GGCGCCAGCCCCCAGGAAGGACCCCCCATGGATCACGCTGGTGCAGGCAGAGCCAAAGAAGAAGCCCGCCCCCCTGCCCCCGAGCAGCAGCCCCCGGCCGCCAAGGCGCGACAGCAGGCAGGGGGAGAATGGTGGCCCGGAGGAGGCGGCCCAGGGGAGCCCGGCGGCGGCCTGCCCGGAGCCCAAGCCCTACAACCcctttgaggaggaggaggaggagccaccCGCTACACCAAGCCTGGCCCCCGGGCCTGGTCTGGCCCCCGCTGAGTCCACACCTAAGTCCCTGCACCCCTGGTATGGCATCACCCCCACCAGCAGCCCCAAGACAAAGAAGCGCCCTGCTCCCCGAGCGCCCAGCGCGTCCCCACTTG CTCTCCATGCCTCCCGCCTCTCCCACTCAGAGCCACCCTCAGCTACCCCGTCGCCAGCCCTCAGTGTGGAGAGCCTGTCGTCCGAGAGCTCCAGCCAGACCCCCACTGGGGAGCTTCTGGAGCCACCAGTCGTGCCCAAGAGTTCCTCAGAGCCTGCTGTCCACGCCCCCGGCACTCCTGGGACCTCCACCAGCATCTCTGCCAACTCCTCCCTGTCCTCCTCTGGGGAGCTGGTGCAGCCCAGCGTGGCCCGGATGCCTCAAGCCAGCCCTGGCCTTGCCCCCAGTGCGACGGGCAGCCCGGGTCCCCAGCCAGCCAAGCCCTGCAGTGGcgctgcccccacccctctctTGTTGGTTGGAGACAAGAGCCCTGTGCCTTCTCCTGGAACCTCGTCCCCGCAGCTCCAGGTAAAG TCTTCCTGCAAGGAGAATCCTTTTAACAGGAAGGCGTCACCCACAGCGTCCCCAACCACAAAGAAGGTCACCAAGGGATCCAAGCCAGCGAGGCCGCCGGCCCCAGGACACGGCTTCCCGCTCATCAAGCGCAAG GTCCAGGCTGACCAGTACATCCCCGAAGAGGACATCTATGGAGAGATGGACACCATCGAGCGCCAGCTGGATGCCCTGGAACACCGTGGGGTCCTGCTGGAAGAGAAGCTGCGTGGTGGAGCGAACG AGGGCCGTGAGGACGACATGCTGGTGGACTGGTTCAAGCTCATCCACGAGAAGCACCTGCTGGTGCGGCGGGAGTCGGAGCTCATCTACGT CTTCAAGCAGCAGCACCTGGAGCAGCGCCAGGCCGACGTGGAGTATGAGCTGCGCTGCCTTCTCAATAAGCCAG CCTTCTCCTTGGGCAGAAAAGGACTGGACAGAGGAGGACCGGGGCCGGGAGAAGGTGCTGATGCAGGAGCTTGTGACCCTCATCGAGCAGCGCAACGCCATCGTCAACTGCCTGGACGAGGACCGGCAGAG ggaggaagaggaagataa
- the MICALL1 gene encoding MICAL-like protein 1 isoform X4 yields the protein MAGPRGALLAWCRRQCEGYRGVDIRDLSSSFRDGLAFCAILHRHRPDLLDFDSLSKDNVFENNRLAFEVAEKELGIPALLDPNDMVSMSVPDCLSIMTYVSQYYNHFASPGQAGVSPPRKGLALSSPPSETPALSEPGGGAQAEELSSGSLSEQGACRTPSSTCAACHQHVHLVQRYLAEGKLYHRHCFRCRQCSSTLLPGAYRSGPEEGTFVCAEHCTRLGPAGRLGAKPGLPPQPKQQQLTEEANDVEGSSSHPSAAVGAEVDEPKASPEARPQIPTKPQLPGKPQELASPPASRPTPAPRKASENTAPTPPTPRPRSSLQHENLEQGSSSGLVNGRLHEPPVPKPRGTPKLSERAPAPRKDPPWITLVQAEPKKKPAPLPPSSSPRPPRRDSRQGENGGPEEAAQGSPAAACPEPKPYNPFEEEEEEPPATPSLAPGPGLAPAESTPKSLHPWYGITPTSSPKTKKRPAPRAPSASPLEPPSATPSPALSVESLSSESSSQTPTGELLEPPVVPKSSSEPAVHAPGTPGTSTSISANSSLSSSGELVQPSVARMPQASPGLAPSATGSPGPQPAKPCSGAAPTPLLLVGDKSPVPSPGTSSPQLQSSCKENPFNRKASPTASPTTKKVTKGSKPARPPAPGHGFPLIKRKVQADQYIPEEDIYGEMDTIERQLDALEHRGVLLEEKLRGGANEGREDDMLVDWFKLIHEKHLLVRRESELIYVFKQQHLEQRQADVEYELRCLLNKPEKDWTEEDRGREKVLMQELVTLIEQRNAIVNCLDEDRQREEEEDKMLEAMIRRKEFQKEAEPEGKKKGKFKTMKVLKLLGNKRDTKSKSPGDKS from the exons atggcggggccgcggggcgcgctGCTGGCCTGGTGCCGCCGCCAGTGCGAGGGCTACCGCGGCGTGGACATCCGCGACCTGAGCAGCTCCTTCCGGGACGGCCTGGCCTTCTGCGCCATCCTGCACCGGCACCGGCCCGACCTGCT AGATTTTGATTCGCTTTCCAAGGACAATGTCTTCGAGAATAACCGTTTG gccTTTGAAGTGGCTGAGAAGGAGCTGGGGATCCCTGCTCTTCTGGACCCCAATGACATGGTCTCCATGAGCGTCCCCGACTGCCTCAGCATCATGACCTACGTGTCCCAGTATTACAACCACTTCGCCAGCCCTGGCCAAG CCGGTGTCTCACCACCCAGAAAGGGCCTGGCACTCTCCTCCCCGCCATCCGAAACACCTGCTCTATCAGAACCAGGAGGTGGGGCTCAG GCTGAGGAGCTCTCCTCTGGCAGCCTGTCAGAGCAGGGCGCCTGCCGGACCCCCAGCAGCACGTGTGCGGCCTGCCATCAGCACGTGCACCTGGTGCAGCGTTACCTGGCCGAGGGCAAGCTGTACCACCGGCACTGCTTCCG GTGTCGGCAGTGCTCCAGCACCCTGCTCCCCGGAGCTTACAGGAGCGGGCCTGAGGAGGGCACCTTCGTGTGTGCGGAGCACTGCACTAGGCTGGGCCCAGCTGGGCGGCTGGGGGCCAAGCCTGGGCTCCCCCCACAACCAAAGCAGCAGCAACTCACAGAAGAAGCCAACGATGTGGAGGGAAGCAGCTCCCACCCCAGTGCGGCTGTGGGGGCTGAGGTGGACGAGCCCAAGGCCAGCCCCGAGGCCCGGCCTCAGATCCCCACCAAGCCCCAGCTTCCTGGCAAACCCCAGGAGCTGGCCAGCCCCCCGGCCAgccgccccacccctgcccccaggaaggcCTCAGAGAACACAGCCCCGACACCCCCCACGCCCCGGCCCCGGTCCAGCCTGCAGCATGAGAACTTGGAGCAGGGTAGCAGCAGCGGCCTGGTGAACG GAAGGCTGCACGAGCCCCCCGTTCCCAAGCCGAGAGGGACGCCCAAGCTGTCAGAGAG GGCGCCAGCCCCCAGGAAGGACCCCCCATGGATCACGCTGGTGCAGGCAGAGCCAAAGAAGAAGCCCGCCCCCCTGCCCCCGAGCAGCAGCCCCCGGCCGCCAAGGCGCGACAGCAGGCAGGGGGAGAATGGTGGCCCGGAGGAGGCGGCCCAGGGGAGCCCGGCGGCGGCCTGCCCGGAGCCCAAGCCCTACAACCcctttgaggaggaggaggaggagccaccCGCTACACCAAGCCTGGCCCCCGGGCCTGGTCTGGCCCCCGCTGAGTCCACACCTAAGTCCCTGCACCCCTGGTATGGCATCACCCCCACCAGCAGCCCCAAGACAAAGAAGCGCCCTGCTCCCCGAGCGCCCAGCGCGTCCCCACTTG AGCCACCCTCAGCTACCCCGTCGCCAGCCCTCAGTGTGGAGAGCCTGTCGTCCGAGAGCTCCAGCCAGACCCCCACTGGGGAGCTTCTGGAGCCACCAGTCGTGCCCAAGAGTTCCTCAGAGCCTGCTGTCCACGCCCCCGGCACTCCTGGGACCTCCACCAGCATCTCTGCCAACTCCTCCCTGTCCTCCTCTGGGGAGCTGGTGCAGCCCAGCGTGGCCCGGATGCCTCAAGCCAGCCCTGGCCTTGCCCCCAGTGCGACGGGCAGCCCGGGTCCCCAGCCAGCCAAGCCCTGCAGTGGcgctgcccccacccctctctTGTTGGTTGGAGACAAGAGCCCTGTGCCTTCTCCTGGAACCTCGTCCCCGCAGCTCCAG TCTTCCTGCAAGGAGAATCCTTTTAACAGGAAGGCGTCACCCACAGCGTCCCCAACCACAAAGAAGGTCACCAAGGGATCCAAGCCAGCGAGGCCGCCGGCCCCAGGACACGGCTTCCCGCTCATCAAGCGCAAG GTCCAGGCTGACCAGTACATCCCCGAAGAGGACATCTATGGAGAGATGGACACCATCGAGCGCCAGCTGGATGCCCTGGAACACCGTGGGGTCCTGCTGGAAGAGAAGCTGCGTGGTGGAGCGAACG AGGGCCGTGAGGACGACATGCTGGTGGACTGGTTCAAGCTCATCCACGAGAAGCACCTGCTGGTGCGGCGGGAGTCGGAGCTCATCTACGT CTTCAAGCAGCAGCACCTGGAGCAGCGCCAGGCCGACGTGGAGTATGAGCTGCGCTGCCTTCTCAATAAGCCAG AAAAGGACTGGACAGAGGAGGACCGGGGCCGGGAGAAGGTGCTGATGCAGGAGCTTGTGACCCTCATCGAGCAGCGCAACGCCATCGTCAACTGCCTGGACGAGGACCGGCAGAG ggaggaagaggaagataagATGTTGGAAGCCATGATCAGGAGGAAAG AGTTCCAGAAGGAGGCTGAGCCTGAGGGCAAGAAGAAGGGGAAGTTCAAGACCATGAAGGTGCTGAAGCTGCTAGGAAACAAGCGTGATACCAAGAGCAAGTCCCCCGGGGACAAGAGCTAA
- the MICALL1 gene encoding MICAL-like protein 1 isoform X2, whose protein sequence is MAGPRGALLAWCRRQCEGYRGVDIRDLSSSFRDGLAFCAILHRHRPDLLDFDSLSKDNVFENNRLAFEVAEKELGIPALLDPNDMVSMSVPDCLSIMTYVSQYYNHFASPGQAGVSPPRKGLALSSPPSETPALSEPGGGAQAEELSSGSLSEQGACRTPSSTCAACHQHVHLVQRYLAEGKLYHRHCFRCRQCSSTLLPGAYRSGPEEGTFVCAEHCTRLGPAGRLGAKPGLPPQPKQQQLTEEANDVEGSSSHPSAAVGAEVDEPKASPEARPQIPTKPQLPGKPQELASPPASRPTPAPRKASENTAPTPPTPRPRSSLQHENLEQGSSSGLVNGRLHEPPVPKPRGTPKLSERAPAPRKDPPWITLVQAEPKKKPAPLPPSSSPRPPRRDSRQGENGGPEEAAQGSPAAACPEPKPYNPFEEEEEEPPATPSLAPGPGLAPAESTPKSLHPWYGITPTSSPKTKKRPAPRAPSASPLALHASRLSHSEPPSATPSPALSVESLSSESSSQTPTGELLEPPVVPKSSSEPAVHAPGTPGTSTSISANSSLSSSGELVQPSVARMPQASPGLAPSATGSPGPQPAKPCSGAAPTPLLLVGDKSPVPSPGTSSPQLQSSCKENPFNRKASPTASPTTKKVTKGSKPARPPAPGHGFPLIKRKVQADQYIPEEDIYGEMDTIERQLDALEHRGVLLEEKLRGGANEGREDDMLVDWFKLIHEKHLLVRRESELIYVFKQQHLEQRQADVEYELRCLLNKPEKDWTEEDRGREKVLMQELVTLIEQRNAIVNCLDEDRQREEEEDKMLEAMIRRKEFQKEAEPEGKKKGKFKTMKVLKLLGNKRDTKSKSPGDKS, encoded by the exons atggcggggccgcggggcgcgctGCTGGCCTGGTGCCGCCGCCAGTGCGAGGGCTACCGCGGCGTGGACATCCGCGACCTGAGCAGCTCCTTCCGGGACGGCCTGGCCTTCTGCGCCATCCTGCACCGGCACCGGCCCGACCTGCT AGATTTTGATTCGCTTTCCAAGGACAATGTCTTCGAGAATAACCGTTTG gccTTTGAAGTGGCTGAGAAGGAGCTGGGGATCCCTGCTCTTCTGGACCCCAATGACATGGTCTCCATGAGCGTCCCCGACTGCCTCAGCATCATGACCTACGTGTCCCAGTATTACAACCACTTCGCCAGCCCTGGCCAAG CCGGTGTCTCACCACCCAGAAAGGGCCTGGCACTCTCCTCCCCGCCATCCGAAACACCTGCTCTATCAGAACCAGGAGGTGGGGCTCAG GCTGAGGAGCTCTCCTCTGGCAGCCTGTCAGAGCAGGGCGCCTGCCGGACCCCCAGCAGCACGTGTGCGGCCTGCCATCAGCACGTGCACCTGGTGCAGCGTTACCTGGCCGAGGGCAAGCTGTACCACCGGCACTGCTTCCG GTGTCGGCAGTGCTCCAGCACCCTGCTCCCCGGAGCTTACAGGAGCGGGCCTGAGGAGGGCACCTTCGTGTGTGCGGAGCACTGCACTAGGCTGGGCCCAGCTGGGCGGCTGGGGGCCAAGCCTGGGCTCCCCCCACAACCAAAGCAGCAGCAACTCACAGAAGAAGCCAACGATGTGGAGGGAAGCAGCTCCCACCCCAGTGCGGCTGTGGGGGCTGAGGTGGACGAGCCCAAGGCCAGCCCCGAGGCCCGGCCTCAGATCCCCACCAAGCCCCAGCTTCCTGGCAAACCCCAGGAGCTGGCCAGCCCCCCGGCCAgccgccccacccctgcccccaggaaggcCTCAGAGAACACAGCCCCGACACCCCCCACGCCCCGGCCCCGGTCCAGCCTGCAGCATGAGAACTTGGAGCAGGGTAGCAGCAGCGGCCTGGTGAACG GAAGGCTGCACGAGCCCCCCGTTCCCAAGCCGAGAGGGACGCCCAAGCTGTCAGAGAG GGCGCCAGCCCCCAGGAAGGACCCCCCATGGATCACGCTGGTGCAGGCAGAGCCAAAGAAGAAGCCCGCCCCCCTGCCCCCGAGCAGCAGCCCCCGGCCGCCAAGGCGCGACAGCAGGCAGGGGGAGAATGGTGGCCCGGAGGAGGCGGCCCAGGGGAGCCCGGCGGCGGCCTGCCCGGAGCCCAAGCCCTACAACCcctttgaggaggaggaggaggagccaccCGCTACACCAAGCCTGGCCCCCGGGCCTGGTCTGGCCCCCGCTGAGTCCACACCTAAGTCCCTGCACCCCTGGTATGGCATCACCCCCACCAGCAGCCCCAAGACAAAGAAGCGCCCTGCTCCCCGAGCGCCCAGCGCGTCCCCACTTG CTCTCCATGCCTCCCGCCTCTCCCACTCAGAGCCACCCTCAGCTACCCCGTCGCCAGCCCTCAGTGTGGAGAGCCTGTCGTCCGAGAGCTCCAGCCAGACCCCCACTGGGGAGCTTCTGGAGCCACCAGTCGTGCCCAAGAGTTCCTCAGAGCCTGCTGTCCACGCCCCCGGCACTCCTGGGACCTCCACCAGCATCTCTGCCAACTCCTCCCTGTCCTCCTCTGGGGAGCTGGTGCAGCCCAGCGTGGCCCGGATGCCTCAAGCCAGCCCTGGCCTTGCCCCCAGTGCGACGGGCAGCCCGGGTCCCCAGCCAGCCAAGCCCTGCAGTGGcgctgcccccacccctctctTGTTGGTTGGAGACAAGAGCCCTGTGCCTTCTCCTGGAACCTCGTCCCCGCAGCTCCAG TCTTCCTGCAAGGAGAATCCTTTTAACAGGAAGGCGTCACCCACAGCGTCCCCAACCACAAAGAAGGTCACCAAGGGATCCAAGCCAGCGAGGCCGCCGGCCCCAGGACACGGCTTCCCGCTCATCAAGCGCAAG GTCCAGGCTGACCAGTACATCCCCGAAGAGGACATCTATGGAGAGATGGACACCATCGAGCGCCAGCTGGATGCCCTGGAACACCGTGGGGTCCTGCTGGAAGAGAAGCTGCGTGGTGGAGCGAACG AGGGCCGTGAGGACGACATGCTGGTGGACTGGTTCAAGCTCATCCACGAGAAGCACCTGCTGGTGCGGCGGGAGTCGGAGCTCATCTACGT CTTCAAGCAGCAGCACCTGGAGCAGCGCCAGGCCGACGTGGAGTATGAGCTGCGCTGCCTTCTCAATAAGCCAG AAAAGGACTGGACAGAGGAGGACCGGGGCCGGGAGAAGGTGCTGATGCAGGAGCTTGTGACCCTCATCGAGCAGCGCAACGCCATCGTCAACTGCCTGGACGAGGACCGGCAGAG ggaggaagaggaagataagATGTTGGAAGCCATGATCAGGAGGAAAG AGTTCCAGAAGGAGGCTGAGCCTGAGGGCAAGAAGAAGGGGAAGTTCAAGACCATGAAGGTGCTGAAGCTGCTAGGAAACAAGCGTGATACCAAGAGCAAGTCCCCCGGGGACAAGAGCTAA